One segment of Anomalospiza imberbis isolate Cuckoo-Finch-1a 21T00152 chromosome 2, ASM3175350v1, whole genome shotgun sequence DNA contains the following:
- the LOC137468920 gene encoding uncharacterized protein isoform X1 yields MMEPGFPGRWLNTCLAVGSGSRQVNPPTRRAVEPAKGHSGNARASSGAKETILSKNPGHLLIKAKQKKKRKRSKTMKSNRADITKKLLCGIAHHPVPGDHDGSESEEDDLEEENKKSLCTFSKGPEDPVTVCEEQPKSSDESLKEAAGVSRESFLVTEPEVSVMSNSAWKNELPVESDSLLLRDVKPFCTENLTKNALDDKEAKQRHCNLCSFLAISNDKNSIQETEGISKDYDVSLLTTENKLGSCQITCEPDLEAKLVNLNSEEKKISQCCNSNVLNNVPDNTEGKCPLKAEEISSNAWAFFSINLSTEESQMGFNTEVSLSPCSEDKCVNEQKSQKVRKPEQTHTNSSAELNCYQSNEGLVKENYNEAETEEAGNVISNGLSASPNGKVHFDSLVEARAAYMQGSSEVDVPINDATPITLKRKRCRRIVNLAPKFNLPRQIFAHTEEEKDILIREDIPQNSVLEVRQKYFLSKNCGEVHEQDHALQEYSSPALDADALLHNISYIHSGQCSPISKYACRVWVDSKTKEEQATILQPQQVVNKKEDEGEHVSSEVTNGQPDNLSSVKVVFEYLEDSTTLASCSENANGADDSEPAKTSQLEDYQDADVKCSFLGLPLSLGFAFQLVQLFGSPGLPLESLLPDDYIVPLDWKVSKMIYLLWKTSVEEKQKTNGLQNEDGLTNDVINIEDLNKNHQGNQDSSETLSDMELCQDVIEENIITCSGCLDAAFHQS; encoded by the exons ATGATGGAGCCTGGCTTTCCtgggagatggctgaacacctgcctggctgtgggaagtg GGTCAAGGCAGGTGAATCCACCCACAAGGAGAGCGGTAGAGCCAGCAAAAGGCCATAGTGGAAATGCAAGGGCATCATCTGGAGCAAA GGAGACAATTTTAAGCAAGAACCCTGGACATCTCTtaataaaagcaaagcagaagaaaaagagaaaaagaagcaaaacaatGAAAAGTAATCGTGCAGATATTACAAAAAAATTGTTATGTGGAATAGCTCATCATCCAGTTCCAGGTGACCATGATGGATCAGAAAGTGAAGAGGATGActtggaagaagaaaacaaaaaatcattGTGTACTTTCAGCAAAGGCCCAGAGGACCCAGTAACAGTTTGCGAAGAGCAGCCTAAGAGTAGTGATGAAAGCCTAAAAGAAGCTGCCGGAGTTTCAAGAGAGAGTTTTCTGGTCACTGAGCCTGAGGTCTCAGTGATGTCAAATAGTGCATGGAAAAATGAATTGCCTGTAGAAAGTGACAGTTTGCTTTTAAGAGATGTAAAACCTTTTTGTACTGAAAACCTAACCAAAAATGCATTAGATGATAAggaagcaaagcaaaggcacTGCAATCTCTGCAGTTTCCTAGCAATAAGCAATGATAAAAATTCCATCCAGGAAACAGAAGGCATTTCTAAAGACTATGATGTGTCGTTGTTAACCACAGAAAACAAACTGGGATCATGTCAAATTACATGTGAACCTGACTTGGAAGCCAAGCTGGTAAATTtaaacagtgaagaaaaaaaaatctctcagtGTTGCAATTCAAATGTACTTAATAATGTGCCTGATAACACAGAGGGCAAATGCCCattaaaagcagaagaaattagCTCAAATgcctgggcttttttttcaattaatttatcTACTGAGGAGTCGCAGATGGGCTTCAATACTGaagtttctctctctccttgcTCTGAGGACAAATGTGTAAATGAACAAAAATCTCAAAAAGTGAGGAAACCTGAACAGACTCACACAAACAGTTCAGCAGAGCTAAACTGCTATCAGTCAAATGAGGGATTGGTAAAGGAAAACTATAATGAAGCAGAAACTGAGGAAGCTGGCAATGTAATAAGCAATGGTCTGTCTGCATCTCCAAATGGTAAAGTGCACTTTGATTCCCTAGTGGAAGCCAGGGCTGCCTACATGCAGGGTTCAAGTGAAGTAGATGTGCCAATAAATGATGCCACACCAATTACACTGAAGAGGAAGAGATGCAGGAGAATTGTCAACTTAGCACCAAAGTTTAACCTACCAAGACAGATCTTTGCTCAtacagaggaagagaaggacATCCTGATAAGAGAAGATATTCCCCAAAATAGTGTTTTAGAAGTGAGGCAAAAATACTTTCTAAGCAAGAACTGTGGAGAAGTACATGAACAGGACCATGCATTACAGGAATATTCCTCACCCGCTCTGGATGCAGATGCTCTGTTACATAATATTTCTTACATTCATTCAGGACAATGTTCTCCTATATCAAAATATGCCTGCAGGGTTTGGGTAGATTCCAAAACAAAGGAGGAGCAAGCTACAATTCTTCAACCACAACAGGTAGTTAATAAAAAAGAGGATGAGGGTGAACATGTTTCTTCGGAGGTTACAAATGGCCAACCAGATAATTTGTCTTCTGTTAAAGTTGTTTTTGAATATCTAGAAGATTCTACTACATTGGCAAGCTGCAGTGaaaatgcaaatggagcagatgACTCTGAGCCAGCAAAGACATCACAACTTGAAGATTATCAAGATGCAGATGTGAAATGCAGTTTTCTGGGACTTCCCTTATCATTAGGATTTGCTTTTCAACTTGTGCAGCTCTTTGGTTCTCCAGGTCTTCCACTGG aaTCCTTGTTGCCAGATGATTATATAGTTCCCCTTGACTGGAAAGTTTCAAAGATGATCTATTTACTGTGGAAGACCTCTGTGGAG gaaaaacagaaaacaaacgGATTGCAGAATGAAGATGGCTTGACTA atGATGTTATTAATATTGAAGATCTAAATAAAAATCACCAAGGTAATCAAGATTCTTCTGAAACACTATCAGACATGGAGCTATGTCAAGATGTGATAGAGGAGAACATCATAACCTGCAGTGGCTGTCTGGATGCTGCATTTCATCAGTCATGA
- the LOC137468920 gene encoding uncharacterized protein isoform X3, which yields MAEHLPGCGKWETILSKNPGHLLIKAKQKKKRKRSKTMKSNRADITKKLLCGIAHHPVPGDHDGSESEEDDLEEENKKSLCTFSKGPEDPVTVCEEQPKSSDESLKEAAGVSRESFLVTEPEVSVMSNSAWKNELPVESDSLLLRDVKPFCTENLTKNALDDKEAKQRHCNLCSFLAISNDKNSIQETEGISKDYDVSLLTTENKLGSCQITCEPDLEAKLVNLNSEEKKISQCCNSNVLNNVPDNTEGKCPLKAEEISSNAWAFFSINLSTEESQMGFNTEVSLSPCSEDKCVNEQKSQKVRKPEQTHTNSSAELNCYQSNEGLVKENYNEAETEEAGNVISNGLSASPNGKVHFDSLVEARAAYMQGSSEVDVPINDATPITLKRKRCRRIVNLAPKFNLPRQIFAHTEEEKDILIREDIPQNSVLEVRQKYFLSKNCGEVHEQDHALQEYSSPALDADALLHNISYIHSGQCSPISKYACRVWVDSKTKEEQATILQPQQVVNKKEDEGEHVSSEVTNGQPDNLSSVKVVFEYLEDSTTLASCSENANGADDSEPAKTSQLEDYQDADVKCSFLGLPLSLGFAFQLVQLFGSPGLPLESLLPDDYIVPLDWKVSKMIYLLWKTSVEEKQKTNGLQNEDGLTNDVINIEDLNKNHQGNQDSSETLSDMELCQDVIEENIITCSGCLDAAFHQS from the exons atggctgaacacctgcctggctgtgggaagtg GGAGACAATTTTAAGCAAGAACCCTGGACATCTCTtaataaaagcaaagcagaagaaaaagagaaaaagaagcaaaacaatGAAAAGTAATCGTGCAGATATTACAAAAAAATTGTTATGTGGAATAGCTCATCATCCAGTTCCAGGTGACCATGATGGATCAGAAAGTGAAGAGGATGActtggaagaagaaaacaaaaaatcattGTGTACTTTCAGCAAAGGCCCAGAGGACCCAGTAACAGTTTGCGAAGAGCAGCCTAAGAGTAGTGATGAAAGCCTAAAAGAAGCTGCCGGAGTTTCAAGAGAGAGTTTTCTGGTCACTGAGCCTGAGGTCTCAGTGATGTCAAATAGTGCATGGAAAAATGAATTGCCTGTAGAAAGTGACAGTTTGCTTTTAAGAGATGTAAAACCTTTTTGTACTGAAAACCTAACCAAAAATGCATTAGATGATAAggaagcaaagcaaaggcacTGCAATCTCTGCAGTTTCCTAGCAATAAGCAATGATAAAAATTCCATCCAGGAAACAGAAGGCATTTCTAAAGACTATGATGTGTCGTTGTTAACCACAGAAAACAAACTGGGATCATGTCAAATTACATGTGAACCTGACTTGGAAGCCAAGCTGGTAAATTtaaacagtgaagaaaaaaaaatctctcagtGTTGCAATTCAAATGTACTTAATAATGTGCCTGATAACACAGAGGGCAAATGCCCattaaaagcagaagaaattagCTCAAATgcctgggcttttttttcaattaatttatcTACTGAGGAGTCGCAGATGGGCTTCAATACTGaagtttctctctctccttgcTCTGAGGACAAATGTGTAAATGAACAAAAATCTCAAAAAGTGAGGAAACCTGAACAGACTCACACAAACAGTTCAGCAGAGCTAAACTGCTATCAGTCAAATGAGGGATTGGTAAAGGAAAACTATAATGAAGCAGAAACTGAGGAAGCTGGCAATGTAATAAGCAATGGTCTGTCTGCATCTCCAAATGGTAAAGTGCACTTTGATTCCCTAGTGGAAGCCAGGGCTGCCTACATGCAGGGTTCAAGTGAAGTAGATGTGCCAATAAATGATGCCACACCAATTACACTGAAGAGGAAGAGATGCAGGAGAATTGTCAACTTAGCACCAAAGTTTAACCTACCAAGACAGATCTTTGCTCAtacagaggaagagaaggacATCCTGATAAGAGAAGATATTCCCCAAAATAGTGTTTTAGAAGTGAGGCAAAAATACTTTCTAAGCAAGAACTGTGGAGAAGTACATGAACAGGACCATGCATTACAGGAATATTCCTCACCCGCTCTGGATGCAGATGCTCTGTTACATAATATTTCTTACATTCATTCAGGACAATGTTCTCCTATATCAAAATATGCCTGCAGGGTTTGGGTAGATTCCAAAACAAAGGAGGAGCAAGCTACAATTCTTCAACCACAACAGGTAGTTAATAAAAAAGAGGATGAGGGTGAACATGTTTCTTCGGAGGTTACAAATGGCCAACCAGATAATTTGTCTTCTGTTAAAGTTGTTTTTGAATATCTAGAAGATTCTACTACATTGGCAAGCTGCAGTGaaaatgcaaatggagcagatgACTCTGAGCCAGCAAAGACATCACAACTTGAAGATTATCAAGATGCAGATGTGAAATGCAGTTTTCTGGGACTTCCCTTATCATTAGGATTTGCTTTTCAACTTGTGCAGCTCTTTGGTTCTCCAGGTCTTCCACTGG aaTCCTTGTTGCCAGATGATTATATAGTTCCCCTTGACTGGAAAGTTTCAAAGATGATCTATTTACTGTGGAAGACCTCTGTGGAG gaaaaacagaaaacaaacgGATTGCAGAATGAAGATGGCTTGACTA atGATGTTATTAATATTGAAGATCTAAATAAAAATCACCAAGGTAATCAAGATTCTTCTGAAACACTATCAGACATGGAGCTATGTCAAGATGTGATAGAGGAGAACATCATAACCTGCAGTGGCTGTCTGGATGCTGCATTTCATCAGTCATGA
- the LOC137468920 gene encoding uncharacterized protein isoform X4 gives MAEHLPGCGKETILSKNPGHLLIKAKQKKKRKRSKTMKSNRADITKKLLCGIAHHPVPGDHDGSESEEDDLEEENKKSLCTFSKGPEDPVTVCEEQPKSSDESLKEAAGVSRESFLVTEPEVSVMSNSAWKNELPVESDSLLLRDVKPFCTENLTKNALDDKEAKQRHCNLCSFLAISNDKNSIQETEGISKDYDVSLLTTENKLGSCQITCEPDLEAKLVNLNSEEKKISQCCNSNVLNNVPDNTEGKCPLKAEEISSNAWAFFSINLSTEESQMGFNTEVSLSPCSEDKCVNEQKSQKVRKPEQTHTNSSAELNCYQSNEGLVKENYNEAETEEAGNVISNGLSASPNGKVHFDSLVEARAAYMQGSSEVDVPINDATPITLKRKRCRRIVNLAPKFNLPRQIFAHTEEEKDILIREDIPQNSVLEVRQKYFLSKNCGEVHEQDHALQEYSSPALDADALLHNISYIHSGQCSPISKYACRVWVDSKTKEEQATILQPQQVVNKKEDEGEHVSSEVTNGQPDNLSSVKVVFEYLEDSTTLASCSENANGADDSEPAKTSQLEDYQDADVKCSFLGLPLSLGFAFQLVQLFGSPGLPLESLLPDDYIVPLDWKVSKMIYLLWKTSVEEKQKTNGLQNEDGLTNDVINIEDLNKNHQGNQDSSETLSDMELCQDVIEENIITCSGCLDAAFHQS, from the exons atggctgaacacctgcctggctgtgggaa GGAGACAATTTTAAGCAAGAACCCTGGACATCTCTtaataaaagcaaagcagaagaaaaagagaaaaagaagcaaaacaatGAAAAGTAATCGTGCAGATATTACAAAAAAATTGTTATGTGGAATAGCTCATCATCCAGTTCCAGGTGACCATGATGGATCAGAAAGTGAAGAGGATGActtggaagaagaaaacaaaaaatcattGTGTACTTTCAGCAAAGGCCCAGAGGACCCAGTAACAGTTTGCGAAGAGCAGCCTAAGAGTAGTGATGAAAGCCTAAAAGAAGCTGCCGGAGTTTCAAGAGAGAGTTTTCTGGTCACTGAGCCTGAGGTCTCAGTGATGTCAAATAGTGCATGGAAAAATGAATTGCCTGTAGAAAGTGACAGTTTGCTTTTAAGAGATGTAAAACCTTTTTGTACTGAAAACCTAACCAAAAATGCATTAGATGATAAggaagcaaagcaaaggcacTGCAATCTCTGCAGTTTCCTAGCAATAAGCAATGATAAAAATTCCATCCAGGAAACAGAAGGCATTTCTAAAGACTATGATGTGTCGTTGTTAACCACAGAAAACAAACTGGGATCATGTCAAATTACATGTGAACCTGACTTGGAAGCCAAGCTGGTAAATTtaaacagtgaagaaaaaaaaatctctcagtGTTGCAATTCAAATGTACTTAATAATGTGCCTGATAACACAGAGGGCAAATGCCCattaaaagcagaagaaattagCTCAAATgcctgggcttttttttcaattaatttatcTACTGAGGAGTCGCAGATGGGCTTCAATACTGaagtttctctctctccttgcTCTGAGGACAAATGTGTAAATGAACAAAAATCTCAAAAAGTGAGGAAACCTGAACAGACTCACACAAACAGTTCAGCAGAGCTAAACTGCTATCAGTCAAATGAGGGATTGGTAAAGGAAAACTATAATGAAGCAGAAACTGAGGAAGCTGGCAATGTAATAAGCAATGGTCTGTCTGCATCTCCAAATGGTAAAGTGCACTTTGATTCCCTAGTGGAAGCCAGGGCTGCCTACATGCAGGGTTCAAGTGAAGTAGATGTGCCAATAAATGATGCCACACCAATTACACTGAAGAGGAAGAGATGCAGGAGAATTGTCAACTTAGCACCAAAGTTTAACCTACCAAGACAGATCTTTGCTCAtacagaggaagagaaggacATCCTGATAAGAGAAGATATTCCCCAAAATAGTGTTTTAGAAGTGAGGCAAAAATACTTTCTAAGCAAGAACTGTGGAGAAGTACATGAACAGGACCATGCATTACAGGAATATTCCTCACCCGCTCTGGATGCAGATGCTCTGTTACATAATATTTCTTACATTCATTCAGGACAATGTTCTCCTATATCAAAATATGCCTGCAGGGTTTGGGTAGATTCCAAAACAAAGGAGGAGCAAGCTACAATTCTTCAACCACAACAGGTAGTTAATAAAAAAGAGGATGAGGGTGAACATGTTTCTTCGGAGGTTACAAATGGCCAACCAGATAATTTGTCTTCTGTTAAAGTTGTTTTTGAATATCTAGAAGATTCTACTACATTGGCAAGCTGCAGTGaaaatgcaaatggagcagatgACTCTGAGCCAGCAAAGACATCACAACTTGAAGATTATCAAGATGCAGATGTGAAATGCAGTTTTCTGGGACTTCCCTTATCATTAGGATTTGCTTTTCAACTTGTGCAGCTCTTTGGTTCTCCAGGTCTTCCACTGG aaTCCTTGTTGCCAGATGATTATATAGTTCCCCTTGACTGGAAAGTTTCAAAGATGATCTATTTACTGTGGAAGACCTCTGTGGAG gaaaaacagaaaacaaacgGATTGCAGAATGAAGATGGCTTGACTA atGATGTTATTAATATTGAAGATCTAAATAAAAATCACCAAGGTAATCAAGATTCTTCTGAAACACTATCAGACATGGAGCTATGTCAAGATGTGATAGAGGAGAACATCATAACCTGCAGTGGCTGTCTGGATGCTGCATTTCATCAGTCATGA
- the LOC137468920 gene encoding uncharacterized protein isoform X2 translates to MQGHHLEQSRKGETILSKNPGHLLIKAKQKKKRKRSKTMKSNRADITKKLLCGIAHHPVPGDHDGSESEEDDLEEENKKSLCTFSKGPEDPVTVCEEQPKSSDESLKEAAGVSRESFLVTEPEVSVMSNSAWKNELPVESDSLLLRDVKPFCTENLTKNALDDKEAKQRHCNLCSFLAISNDKNSIQETEGISKDYDVSLLTTENKLGSCQITCEPDLEAKLVNLNSEEKKISQCCNSNVLNNVPDNTEGKCPLKAEEISSNAWAFFSINLSTEESQMGFNTEVSLSPCSEDKCVNEQKSQKVRKPEQTHTNSSAELNCYQSNEGLVKENYNEAETEEAGNVISNGLSASPNGKVHFDSLVEARAAYMQGSSEVDVPINDATPITLKRKRCRRIVNLAPKFNLPRQIFAHTEEEKDILIREDIPQNSVLEVRQKYFLSKNCGEVHEQDHALQEYSSPALDADALLHNISYIHSGQCSPISKYACRVWVDSKTKEEQATILQPQQVVNKKEDEGEHVSSEVTNGQPDNLSSVKVVFEYLEDSTTLASCSENANGADDSEPAKTSQLEDYQDADVKCSFLGLPLSLGFAFQLVQLFGSPGLPLESLLPDDYIVPLDWKVSKMIYLLWKTSVEEKQKTNGLQNEDGLTNDVINIEDLNKNHQGNQDSSETLSDMELCQDVIEENIITCSGCLDAAFHQS, encoded by the exons ATGCAAGGGCATCATCTGGAGCAAAGTAGGAAAGG GGAGACAATTTTAAGCAAGAACCCTGGACATCTCTtaataaaagcaaagcagaagaaaaagagaaaaagaagcaaaacaatGAAAAGTAATCGTGCAGATATTACAAAAAAATTGTTATGTGGAATAGCTCATCATCCAGTTCCAGGTGACCATGATGGATCAGAAAGTGAAGAGGATGActtggaagaagaaaacaaaaaatcattGTGTACTTTCAGCAAAGGCCCAGAGGACCCAGTAACAGTTTGCGAAGAGCAGCCTAAGAGTAGTGATGAAAGCCTAAAAGAAGCTGCCGGAGTTTCAAGAGAGAGTTTTCTGGTCACTGAGCCTGAGGTCTCAGTGATGTCAAATAGTGCATGGAAAAATGAATTGCCTGTAGAAAGTGACAGTTTGCTTTTAAGAGATGTAAAACCTTTTTGTACTGAAAACCTAACCAAAAATGCATTAGATGATAAggaagcaaagcaaaggcacTGCAATCTCTGCAGTTTCCTAGCAATAAGCAATGATAAAAATTCCATCCAGGAAACAGAAGGCATTTCTAAAGACTATGATGTGTCGTTGTTAACCACAGAAAACAAACTGGGATCATGTCAAATTACATGTGAACCTGACTTGGAAGCCAAGCTGGTAAATTtaaacagtgaagaaaaaaaaatctctcagtGTTGCAATTCAAATGTACTTAATAATGTGCCTGATAACACAGAGGGCAAATGCCCattaaaagcagaagaaattagCTCAAATgcctgggcttttttttcaattaatttatcTACTGAGGAGTCGCAGATGGGCTTCAATACTGaagtttctctctctccttgcTCTGAGGACAAATGTGTAAATGAACAAAAATCTCAAAAAGTGAGGAAACCTGAACAGACTCACACAAACAGTTCAGCAGAGCTAAACTGCTATCAGTCAAATGAGGGATTGGTAAAGGAAAACTATAATGAAGCAGAAACTGAGGAAGCTGGCAATGTAATAAGCAATGGTCTGTCTGCATCTCCAAATGGTAAAGTGCACTTTGATTCCCTAGTGGAAGCCAGGGCTGCCTACATGCAGGGTTCAAGTGAAGTAGATGTGCCAATAAATGATGCCACACCAATTACACTGAAGAGGAAGAGATGCAGGAGAATTGTCAACTTAGCACCAAAGTTTAACCTACCAAGACAGATCTTTGCTCAtacagaggaagagaaggacATCCTGATAAGAGAAGATATTCCCCAAAATAGTGTTTTAGAAGTGAGGCAAAAATACTTTCTAAGCAAGAACTGTGGAGAAGTACATGAACAGGACCATGCATTACAGGAATATTCCTCACCCGCTCTGGATGCAGATGCTCTGTTACATAATATTTCTTACATTCATTCAGGACAATGTTCTCCTATATCAAAATATGCCTGCAGGGTTTGGGTAGATTCCAAAACAAAGGAGGAGCAAGCTACAATTCTTCAACCACAACAGGTAGTTAATAAAAAAGAGGATGAGGGTGAACATGTTTCTTCGGAGGTTACAAATGGCCAACCAGATAATTTGTCTTCTGTTAAAGTTGTTTTTGAATATCTAGAAGATTCTACTACATTGGCAAGCTGCAGTGaaaatgcaaatggagcagatgACTCTGAGCCAGCAAAGACATCACAACTTGAAGATTATCAAGATGCAGATGTGAAATGCAGTTTTCTGGGACTTCCCTTATCATTAGGATTTGCTTTTCAACTTGTGCAGCTCTTTGGTTCTCCAGGTCTTCCACTGG aaTCCTTGTTGCCAGATGATTATATAGTTCCCCTTGACTGGAAAGTTTCAAAGATGATCTATTTACTGTGGAAGACCTCTGTGGAG gaaaaacagaaaacaaacgGATTGCAGAATGAAGATGGCTTGACTA atGATGTTATTAATATTGAAGATCTAAATAAAAATCACCAAGGTAATCAAGATTCTTCTGAAACACTATCAGACATGGAGCTATGTCAAGATGTGATAGAGGAGAACATCATAACCTGCAGTGGCTGTCTGGATGCTGCATTTCATCAGTCATGA
- the LOC137468920 gene encoding uncharacterized protein isoform X5, with translation MNKEETILSKNPGHLLIKAKQKKKRKRSKTMKSNRADITKKLLCGIAHHPVPGDHDGSESEEDDLEEENKKSLCTFSKGPEDPVTVCEEQPKSSDESLKEAAGVSRESFLVTEPEVSVMSNSAWKNELPVESDSLLLRDVKPFCTENLTKNALDDKEAKQRHCNLCSFLAISNDKNSIQETEGISKDYDVSLLTTENKLGSCQITCEPDLEAKLVNLNSEEKKISQCCNSNVLNNVPDNTEGKCPLKAEEISSNAWAFFSINLSTEESQMGFNTEVSLSPCSEDKCVNEQKSQKVRKPEQTHTNSSAELNCYQSNEGLVKENYNEAETEEAGNVISNGLSASPNGKVHFDSLVEARAAYMQGSSEVDVPINDATPITLKRKRCRRIVNLAPKFNLPRQIFAHTEEEKDILIREDIPQNSVLEVRQKYFLSKNCGEVHEQDHALQEYSSPALDADALLHNISYIHSGQCSPISKYACRVWVDSKTKEEQATILQPQQVVNKKEDEGEHVSSEVTNGQPDNLSSVKVVFEYLEDSTTLASCSENANGADDSEPAKTSQLEDYQDADVKCSFLGLPLSLGFAFQLVQLFGSPGLPLESLLPDDYIVPLDWKVSKMIYLLWKTSVEEKQKTNGLQNEDGLTNDVINIEDLNKNHQGNQDSSETLSDMELCQDVIEENIITCSGCLDAAFHQS, from the exons ATGAATAAAGA GGAGACAATTTTAAGCAAGAACCCTGGACATCTCTtaataaaagcaaagcagaagaaaaagagaaaaagaagcaaaacaatGAAAAGTAATCGTGCAGATATTACAAAAAAATTGTTATGTGGAATAGCTCATCATCCAGTTCCAGGTGACCATGATGGATCAGAAAGTGAAGAGGATGActtggaagaagaaaacaaaaaatcattGTGTACTTTCAGCAAAGGCCCAGAGGACCCAGTAACAGTTTGCGAAGAGCAGCCTAAGAGTAGTGATGAAAGCCTAAAAGAAGCTGCCGGAGTTTCAAGAGAGAGTTTTCTGGTCACTGAGCCTGAGGTCTCAGTGATGTCAAATAGTGCATGGAAAAATGAATTGCCTGTAGAAAGTGACAGTTTGCTTTTAAGAGATGTAAAACCTTTTTGTACTGAAAACCTAACCAAAAATGCATTAGATGATAAggaagcaaagcaaaggcacTGCAATCTCTGCAGTTTCCTAGCAATAAGCAATGATAAAAATTCCATCCAGGAAACAGAAGGCATTTCTAAAGACTATGATGTGTCGTTGTTAACCACAGAAAACAAACTGGGATCATGTCAAATTACATGTGAACCTGACTTGGAAGCCAAGCTGGTAAATTtaaacagtgaagaaaaaaaaatctctcagtGTTGCAATTCAAATGTACTTAATAATGTGCCTGATAACACAGAGGGCAAATGCCCattaaaagcagaagaaattagCTCAAATgcctgggcttttttttcaattaatttatcTACTGAGGAGTCGCAGATGGGCTTCAATACTGaagtttctctctctccttgcTCTGAGGACAAATGTGTAAATGAACAAAAATCTCAAAAAGTGAGGAAACCTGAACAGACTCACACAAACAGTTCAGCAGAGCTAAACTGCTATCAGTCAAATGAGGGATTGGTAAAGGAAAACTATAATGAAGCAGAAACTGAGGAAGCTGGCAATGTAATAAGCAATGGTCTGTCTGCATCTCCAAATGGTAAAGTGCACTTTGATTCCCTAGTGGAAGCCAGGGCTGCCTACATGCAGGGTTCAAGTGAAGTAGATGTGCCAATAAATGATGCCACACCAATTACACTGAAGAGGAAGAGATGCAGGAGAATTGTCAACTTAGCACCAAAGTTTAACCTACCAAGACAGATCTTTGCTCAtacagaggaagagaaggacATCCTGATAAGAGAAGATATTCCCCAAAATAGTGTTTTAGAAGTGAGGCAAAAATACTTTCTAAGCAAGAACTGTGGAGAAGTACATGAACAGGACCATGCATTACAGGAATATTCCTCACCCGCTCTGGATGCAGATGCTCTGTTACATAATATTTCTTACATTCATTCAGGACAATGTTCTCCTATATCAAAATATGCCTGCAGGGTTTGGGTAGATTCCAAAACAAAGGAGGAGCAAGCTACAATTCTTCAACCACAACAGGTAGTTAATAAAAAAGAGGATGAGGGTGAACATGTTTCTTCGGAGGTTACAAATGGCCAACCAGATAATTTGTCTTCTGTTAAAGTTGTTTTTGAATATCTAGAAGATTCTACTACATTGGCAAGCTGCAGTGaaaatgcaaatggagcagatgACTCTGAGCCAGCAAAGACATCACAACTTGAAGATTATCAAGATGCAGATGTGAAATGCAGTTTTCTGGGACTTCCCTTATCATTAGGATTTGCTTTTCAACTTGTGCAGCTCTTTGGTTCTCCAGGTCTTCCACTGG aaTCCTTGTTGCCAGATGATTATATAGTTCCCCTTGACTGGAAAGTTTCAAAGATGATCTATTTACTGTGGAAGACCTCTGTGGAG gaaaaacagaaaacaaacgGATTGCAGAATGAAGATGGCTTGACTA atGATGTTATTAATATTGAAGATCTAAATAAAAATCACCAAGGTAATCAAGATTCTTCTGAAACACTATCAGACATGGAGCTATGTCAAGATGTGATAGAGGAGAACATCATAACCTGCAGTGGCTGTCTGGATGCTGCATTTCATCAGTCATGA